The following is a genomic window from Bos taurus isolate L1 Dominette 01449 registration number 42190680 breed Hereford chromosome 11, ARS-UCD2.0, whole genome shotgun sequence.
TTGGACCTGCCGGAACTGTGGGCAagagctggaggagggggagggcagtCGACTGGGAGCAGCCACGTGTGGGCGCTGCATGCGAGGAGAGACTGGCGGTAGTGCCAGTGGGGGACCCCAGGGCCCCAGTGACAAAGGCTTCGCCTGCAGCCTCTGCCCCTTTGCCACTCATTATCCCAACCACTTGGCTCGGCACATGAAGACGCACAGTGGTGAGAAGCCCTTCCGTTGTGCCCGTTGTCCCTATGCCTCTGCTCACCTGGACAACCTGAAACGGCACCAGCGCGTCCACACGGGAGAGAAACCCTACAAGTGCCCCCTCTGCCCCTATGCCTGTGGTAACCTGGCCAACCTCAAACGTCATGGTCGGATCCACTCTGGGGACAAACCTTTTCGGTGTAGCCTTTGCAACTACAGCTGCAATCAGAGTATGAACCTCAAACGCCACATGCTGCGGCACACAGGCGAGAAGCCCTTCCGCTGTGCCACCTGCGCCTATACCACGGGCCACTGGGACAACTACAAGCGCCACCAGAAGGTGCATGGCCATGGCGGGGCGGGAGGGCCTGGCCTCTCTGCTTCTGAGGGCTGGGCCCCACCTCACAGTCCTCCCCCAGTTCTGAGCTCTCGGGGCCCGACAGCCCTGGGCGCCACCAGTAGCCGAGCTCTCCATACAGACTCACCCTGAACTAGGTCCTTCTGTCCCAGGGCTCCATGCAGTAGTCCTGACCCTCCTGTGTTTTATACAGACGGACCAGAAgccaccttctccttcctcccccgcTGGCCAGGGGGCTCCACACTGACTCACCTAGGCACTGTATGGACCAGCCCAAACCCCATGGGCAGGGGACCCATATGGACCAGGGGGCCTTGCCTTGACTGATGCACTTCATCAGCTCAGTGAGAAGGGCCCTGTATTCATCTCCACTGCTCCCAGGGGCAGTGGAGGAACTGGCTGGGGGACTGTCCAGCCTcacacctgtttatttaacttatttcagTGCTTTATAATAAAGGAAACACTAACAAAGCCATGTCTATGCTGAGTTGGCAGCGACAAGCACGGCTCAGGCTCACCCTAAGCACAGCAGTGCATGCTGTGATGGGGGGAGCAGGGGCAGAGAGGGAACCAGAGGTAGGCAGCAATCAGGCTGAGTTTAATGATGGGGAGCTGGGCCAGACCGTACACAGACCTCTGCCCATCCCCTTGGCTCATGGCCCTGAGAAGCCAGAAGCAGCCTGGAGGGAACTGTGGTTCCTCCCCAGGCAGGTAGCCATGGTCCCGTGGACTTTGTGCAAAATACTAAATGCTAATTTGGCATTGAGGGCCAGCTCTAGGCGATCCTTTGTATAGCCAGCCCCAggattggggggagggggagggagaggtgggTTAGGAGGCCCCTGGCtgagaggagaaaaggagacaagaaaaaggaaaatgcccCCAGTTTGGGAGGCAGGGCGGGATACAGGCACAGGGCAAGTTTCTGAACATTCtcccagggcagagggcagacaTCCAAGCGCTGGAGATCACAGGTCCTCGTCTCCAATGCCCTCGAAGGCAAAATTGCCGTGGACGTCACTGGCACTGGCATCTGTACCAGGAGTGCCAATCCCCCGCAGGCTCACAGCACTCAGCTTGCTCTGGAATAAAGGGAGGGTTGGGGGTCAGAGGGCTTGAGCCTCCCTGAGATCCCCTACATACACCAACCTCACCAAGCCTCGTGGGAAACTCACTGAGAGTTTGACCATGGACTCCCGGCTGGCGTCCGGTGACTCCTGGGGAAGAGGAGGCAGCAGCATCAGAGACCTTGTGGGGAGGTCAGGcaagggctgggggctggggcacCGATCAGGGAGCAGTACTTACAAGCAACGGTGGTGACTTCACGGCTTGCTGGCTGTCTGAGCGTCTCAGGGTGCCCCCCACCCGCCGGCGCAGCATCTGGGGATGGAGACGTGAGGCGCCGGTAAGGGCAGGATCACTCCCATGGGAATCCTGAGcctttccctccctctcagaAGCGTCAGCCCTAGGACAAAAGGCAGGGAGAGCACAGCCACCGCGTACCTTCCTGATACTGCCACCAGATTTCTTCACCATCAGTTCATCTAccatggactgcaagcagatACTCATCATGATAGCCTGAGGACAAGGGGAGAGCTCAGCCTGACTAGAGTGGTCACCCTGAGCCCAGCACCCCTAGGACAAGGGCTCCCACTCACATGGAGTCCTGGAAGCCCTAGACTTGGGTATCTAAGAGAGACGGTGCAATGGGCTCCAGAGGAGGCCTGAGGGTGGGCTCACACCTGGGGGCTGGTGATGGTGACCCACTGTAGCCGGTCCTTGCTCATGAGGTATTCAAAAGCCAGTTCCAGGCGCACCTCACCCCGGCCCCGGCCGGGGCTGCTTGTGCCTCCACTGGGCAGTGGCACCTGGAGAAGAAGGGGGATCAGGTTGAGTTCGTTCTCAGCCTAAGAGACTGTGCCTCTTGCCTTGACCTACTCCAGCCCATTCCCAAAGCTCAAGGCTTGCCAGGCCTCCATCCCAAAGGCCCCCCCTCCTACCCCAACTCACAGAGGAGGTGACCCGCCAGCACCGCATGCGGGTGACCCGGAAGGAGCCTTCACGGAGTTGCTGGCCAGGCAGGCGGAGCTGGAGGCTGAGCTCACTGTTGCCTGCGCTCACCACCACCGGACAGTCCTTCTCTGGGAAGTCAGCCACACAGGCATCGAAGCGCAAGTAGCCGTAATGCCGCAGTGTCTGGGCCAGTCGCAGGAACTGAAACCCAGTCACCATGTGGGCGAGTCAGGAGGGGAAGCAGGACAGCCCAGAGGAAGCAACCCCTTGGAGGGAGATGGGGAGGCAAGGCTCACCTCCTTCTTGGAGACCTTCTCCTGCAGTGATTTGAGCTGCCGGTGCTGCTCCTTGGTGACCAGGATCCATCCACGCTCAATGTCTGCTACCGTCTACAGTGGAGACATAGTGTGAGGGGTAGGGGTCCAAAGAAAATGTCCAGTTACCTCTGTCCAGCCTGACCCCTAGCCCCACAtctgagccagctctttgcagtGAGTCTTCTTGACCAATCAGCTTACAAAGCAGGGAGAGTACAGGCTGTGCCAGATGCCCTCAGAGTATGCTAGGAACTTCCCCGTGAACTGGCAGTAAAGACACGAAAGGAGTTTTCTCGGCAGAGTGGGACACCAGAGCCATTTTCAGGGGAAGGGTTCTGAGGCAGCTCCAAGCTCACCTGAGCATAAAGCAGGTTCAGGCCAACCCGGTTCTCCATGACATCGTCGTCATAGGCAGAGTCCCAATAACTGTGAGGCCAAGGGGTGGAAAGGGGTAATGGGGCTAAGCTGAGGGAAGGCAAGAGGTAGAAAGGAAAGGGGGGCAAAACAGGAGCAATCGGGAACTATGGGGTGAAGGCTGATAAAGTCGGAGGAAGCTTGGGAGGCCTGGTAGAAAAACCCAACACTACCCCCTTGCCCAGGTCACTCTGTCTCAATACGTGGCCCCATAATCCAACCCAGcactctccctcctcccagcccacccCTGACCTCTTCCTTAGCACAATCTTATACTCTTGACTCCGAAGACTGGTAACAGATACATAAGGCAGCTCAAACTCTTGCAACTTCCGTACAActatgggtttaaaaaaaaaatgaaaatgtcagaCTCAGGGCAGGGAAAGCCCTGGGGAAATGACTGCCACATTCTTGGGGGAGACAGGGAGGCAAATTCACTACTCGAAACAGAGGGAAGTTGTAAAGTCCAGAGAAACTCACATGAAAAGGCTCCATCCTCTTTTTCTCGAACTAGAAAGAGACTGAAGTAACCAATCAAATCATCTGGAAGATCCAGCTTTGCAGCCACAGCCTGGGGACAAGGAAGGAAGTACAACTCCTCAAATGGGGTGGTTCCAATCATCTTAAGCCTGGGAAGGAGTGCAGGGGGCACGGGGGAAGGAAGACCAGTGCAGAACAAGTGCCTCACCTCCAGGACATCCTCAGTCTGATCTGAAGTTAGCACGTTGACCAGAACTTTCTGCCCGTTGCTGAGTAGCACTTCCAAAGAGACCTCTTCTGTGGGGACCTGCTGTGTCTCCTGGTTGTGAACAAACATGGGAATGGAATGGGAGCACCTCCTTGTTAACTACATGCCCGGCGTCCAGCTCTGACCCCTTCCCAACTATGTATTTCTAGGTCCCTCCAGTGCCTTTATTCTCAGCTGCTTAATTATAAGCTGTGTTTCCGTGATTTCACTGGTACAGCAGAAGCCCCCTTCCATGAAAAGGTGCCAGAATAACTCCTCTGTACCGACCTGATTAAAATGACGTGGCCCTACAGGAAGGTGCTTCAACCTTAAATCTTGGTCCCCCAAAGCCTTACCTGCTGTGCCCGACGCAGGAAACTATTGAAGGTCTCACTGCTCCCAAGCAATGGGTCTTGCCGAACTGTGGGGACAAGAGAATGATGTTTTAGTAACTTATGGTTTCCTCTTGGCTCCTTCCAGTTCTCTTCTTGGTAGGCTCCCTTTCCTTGGCTGATGGTGGCCTATCACATATCCCAGCTGGCCTCACCCCACTCACTGTTCGcataattttttaacttaatttttattttttggctgaccgtgcagtatgtgggatcttgggttcccgactagggatcaaactggcacccTCAGCCTTGGAAGTGCTGTCTTAACCATTgtattgccagggaagtcccctgcatAAATTCCTCACCTGCCCTACCCTTAGCTACCATCTAGTTAAGTACTATCTATAGAACTTAATGTTCATCTAAAGCacatcagacacaaatgaagtatGAAGTTCTCCCGATTAACTGAAAATGTTTTAAGACTGTTTAGTGCCGTATCAGTACTTCTTATAGACGTCAAGGCCAAAACTGCTTTTCTGATACCCAGATACTAGAGCATCCTTGCATGTTATTTACTTTTGCTTATTAAATCAAACAAGAGGCTTCCCAGCAGAGCCTTCTATAGAATCAGCTGTTTTGACTCTCCCCATAATCCTCAACAGAGTCAGCCTCTG
Proteins encoded in this region:
- the SNX17 gene encoding sorting nexin-17 isoform X1, translating into MHFSIPETESRSGDSGGSAYVLRKEYGANVLPAFPPKKLFSLTPAEVEQRREQLEKYMQAVRQDPLLGSSETFNSFLRRAQQETQQVPTEEVSLEVLLSNGQKVLVNVLTSDQTEDVLEAVAAKLDLPDDLIGYFSLFLVREKEDGAFSFVRKLQEFELPYVSVTSLRSQEYKIVLRKSYWDSAYDDDVMENRVGLNLLYAQTVADIERGWILVTKEQHRQLKSLQEKVSKKEFLRLAQTLRHYGYLRFDACVADFPEKDCPVVVSAGNSELSLQLRLPGQQLREGSFRVTRMRCWRVTSSVPLPSGGTSSPGRGRGEVRLELAFEYLMSKDRLQWVTITSPQAIMMSICLQSMVDELMVKKSGGSIRKMLRRRVGGTLRRSDSQQAVKSPPLLESPDASRESMVKLSSKLSAVSLRGIGTPGTDASASDVHGNFAFEGIGDEDL
- the SNX17 gene encoding sorting nexin-17, whose protein sequence is MHFSIPETESRSGDSGGSAYVAYNIHVNGVLHCRVRYSQLLGLHEQLRKEYGANVLPAFPPKKLFSLTPAEVEQRREQLEKYMQAVRQDPLLGSSETFNSFLRRAQQETQQVPTEEVSLEVLLSNGQKVLVNVLTSDQTEDVLEAVAAKLDLPDDLIGYFSLFLVREKEDGAFSFVRKLQEFELPYVSVTSLRSQEYKIVLRKSYWDSAYDDDVMENRVGLNLLYAQTVADIERGWILVTKEQHRQLKSLQEKVSKKEFLRLAQTLRHYGYLRFDACVADFPEKDCPVVVSAGNSELSLQLRLPGQQLREGSFRVTRMRCWRVTSSVPLPSGGTSSPGRGRGEVRLELAFEYLMSKDRLQWVTITSPQAIMMSICLQSMVDELMVKKSGGSIRKMLRRRVGGTLRRSDSQQAVKSPPLLESPDASRESMVKLSSKLSAVSLRGIGTPGTDASASDVHGNFAFEGIGDEDL